Genomic segment of Spirochaetota bacterium:
GTATGAGCCATACAAGATTAAGCTTGAAGAGATAGCACAGCGTTATTCACAGGGAAAAATCCATTTAGCAGTATTAGGGCAATTTAAACGAGGTAAGAGTTCTTTATTGAATGCACTGTTAGGTAAAAAGCTTCTTCCCACTGCAGTCATCCCCTTAACCTCAGTCCCCACGTACATCAGGTACAGTGAACATCCGTATGTCCATGTAAGCTTTGAGGGCAATAAAGCTGGTGATACATTATCATCAAAAGATCCACAGGAAATTCAGCAATTTCTTTCAATGTATGTATCAGAAGAGTCCAATCCCAATAATTCATTGCACGTTGAAGGAGTGGAGTTATATTATGATGCAGAAATACTGAAAAAAGGTGTGGTGCTTATTGATACTCCCGGAATTGGTTCAACTCATCACCATAATACCGAAGCAACTCTCAACTTTCTTCCACAGTGTGATGCGGCACTTTTTTTAATGTCCGCTGATCCACCTATTACCGAGGTTGAACTGGATTTTTTAAAGCAGGTTGTTATCAGGGTTAATAAAATCTTTTTTATACTCAATAAGATTGATTATCTCAGTCAGGGCGAGCTTGAAGAAGTTCAACGATTTATTGCCCGTGTTATTCGTAATAAAGCTGGTATACAGGAAGATATTGCACTGTATCCGGTATCTGCAAAGCTAGGACTTGAGGCAAAGCTTTCAAATAACTCAGAGTTGCTTTTAAAAAGCAGGTTTAATTATCTTGAGGAGCATATTGTTAGTTTCATGTCGCAAAAGAAAGAAAAAGTATTGCAGGCCAGTATCCCTCGTAAAAGTTTTGAAATTCTTGTCGACTTAGAAATGCAATTAAGATTATCTTTAAAAGCTTTTACCATGCCTCAGGAAGAACTGGAACATAAACGTATACTGTTTGATAAAACCATAAAACAGGCAGAACTGCAAAAAACATTTTCAGGTGATATTCTTGCCGGTGAGCGCAAACGCCTGCTGGAACTTTTAGAAGAGCAGTCGGAAAATTTGCGACAAAAAGCGCGGCATTATCTGGAATCTGTTGCTAACAGTTGCCTTTATGAAAAAAATACCATTGATGAAAATGCCATAACACAGGCGCTTGCATTAGCCATACCAGGGTTTTTTGAACATGAGCTTGGCCAGATGTCGCGCTTTTTTGATGCTCATGTAGCACAGGTTATTGCAACTCATCAAAAGAGAGCAAGTGACATTATTGATTCAGTTAGGAAAGCTGCATCAGATTTATTTGATATTCCGTTTATTCCTCATGCGCCCATTACTGGTATGGAAGTTACTAAAGAACCGTACTGGGTAATGCATCAGTGGCGATATTCCTATATGGCTATACCTGAGGAACTTATTGATAAACTACTACCAAAGAGTGTGCGGATCAAGCGTATCAAAAAACGCATTGACCGACAGATTCATGCATTGGTTCTCAATAATGTAGAAAACCTACGGTGGGCAACAGTACAGAATTTGGATTCAACATTCCGTACCATCATGTTGAATATTGATGAGCAGTTTGCTCATGTTATAACTATTACCCGAAAAGCAATTGATGTGGCTATACAAAAGAAACAAACATACGCCAGTGAAGTTGCCGGGCAAATTACACATCTTGAACAATTGATTGCTGCACTGGTAGAACATAAAAAGCACATAGCGTTGTTTATCAAGGATTCTGAAACGGTGTAATACTGATGCACACCGTAATGGTTTATCATGTGGACGATAGCTCTTAGCATTCATCAATTGCCAGAAATGTTTTATCCTTCCATGATCATACTGCAGTAGCTTTTTACCAGCATTTCTACTTCTTTAGGCTGGACTATCAATTGCAAGCACCTTTTTTGCAAACTATTGCAAGCATTGTTTTCCGATTGTAAAAAGGGAATTCAGTATTCCGTTTAGAAGATATATTCAGATATTGTGCTTATTTCTTTTTTTATTAGCAAATAATGCTGATTTAAGAATAAAGTTTATCACAAAATAAAAAAATGTAGCCTCATATAACACATCCTTTAGAGTGTATGAAAGCAAAAAAATTAAAGGAGGCAGTGTGCAGATATACTTTTAGCAACGTAAAAGTATAGTTTATCTTATGTTATTAAATTACCTTTAGCTGTGACGGCTATTGGGTGGCAAGTTTCACTAATTCCGGGGGTGGTCCCCAGTAAAATTGACAACACGGGATGCCTTCTTCTAAATAAAATGAAAATGTGTAGCCACTAAAACGATAGTTATCGGTATTATCCTCACTGTCTAAGGCATCAAGATAATCATACAGATAATTCTCTACACAATATGCTATAATCTTAGCTAGTGACATCTTACAGACTTTGCGCACATCCATCACAAACTCATACTCATTTTCATACAAATACAGATGCACCCGCTTCCAGGTGTGGTACCGTTTCCTATACTGTAACCGTGTGTAGCTTTTTACAGGGATGTGTTTATACGACAGTACATAGTTTATGAAATTTATAATAAACGTATGAAGCGATAGTTTACGGATAGTGGCATTTTCTTGTAAAAGCTCTAAGTGTGCATAGGCAATGCAGGTAGTCGTTTCTATATTCATAAATTTCCTCCAAAGTATATATGACACAACAATACTATTATTGAAACAAATTTCAACTACTAAATGTATGTGGTAAAAAATAAAAAAACAAGTATTACGGGATTCCTTCAAGTAATTAGAATTGTAAATATATAAGTGAATAAAAAGTGTACATAATTTTGAGGAAAAATGTCTTTAATAAAAAAAGCTTTTTCTTTTGCACTTTTTTATAATGCTACCTGGACAAAAAAAAGTGCATAGTATAACAATGTAGTGGGATTGTTTTTTTACAGTGTAATAAGCAGCAAAAGCGGGAAAATAAGAAAATTGACTATGACAAAGAAGAATATTCGGAGTTATTGAAGCAGCCATCAAAGGACCAAAACACTGTTATATGAGGGATAGTGGAGATAGTCAGTGAGATGCCACAAAAAATTATAAAAAAACAAAACATTTGGTAATGGGACAGAATTTGCCTATCACAAGAAATTAGAGGGAATACTTGAATGTGATATTTATTTTGCCTATCCAAATTGTGCCTTGTAACGAGGAATTGCGGAAAATACAAACAGATTATATCGATATTTTTTGCCAGAGAAAAAAGTTTTTCTCTTTTAAATGATGAGGAAATTGAAAGTATAAATAAGATGATATGTATACGTCCAGGAAAGCCTAAAGAATGGAAATCTTTGTATGAGGTTTTAATGGTGTAGCTAAATGGTGCACTACTAACATGAATTTGTAAAGCATAAAAAATAAATAAAAATATTTTTATTGACAAATACAAATTAATATAAATATAATACAATATAATGTTTATACAAAATAGGAGATCAAAATATGAAATCACCCTATGCATCTAAACCATGGTTGAAACACTATGATCCAGGTGTGCCAGCAACAATACAATACCACCAGACCCCGCTGCATACGATGCTAGAAAACAGTGTCAATGAATTTCCGCATAACACAGCACTTATTTTTGAAGGTTACAGAGTTAGCTATGCTGAACTCTTTGACATGGTAAAGAAATTTGCCTCATTTCTTGATTCAATTGGCGTCAAAAAAGGGGATGTTGTTGCAATTCTGCTTCCCAATATGATTCAGACTGTAGTAGCCTACTATGCTACTATAACCATTGGGGGCATTGTTGCAATGTGTAATCCATTGTATAGTGACAGGGAGCTTGAATATCAGTTTAACGATTCGGGTGCAAAGGTTTTGGTATGCCTTGATCTATTAGCAAATAGAATGATTAAGCTTAGATCTGTCACCGGCATAAAGCATATCATTTATGCTTCTATTGGTGACTATCTCCCATTCCCCAAAAATATTCTTTTTCCTCTTGTGGCACGTAAAAACAATATGAAAGCAGATGTGTACCCCGCACCCGATGTGTGCCACTTTACCTATTGCCTTAAGGTGTCAAAGCCAAATCCTCCACAGGTAGAAATTAGCTTTGATGATGTTGTTGCCTATCAGTATACCGGTGGCACAACAGGTGTATCAAAGGGAGCTATCTTAACACACCGCAATTTAGGCTGTATGGTGCAGATGTATGAACAGTGGTTTAAAACCAACCGTGGCCAAGAGATTGCAATGGCTGCACCACCCATATTCCATGTGTTGGGTATGTCGGCTGCGATGAATCTTCCACTGTATATGGGATGGACCATAGTGCTCATACCAAAGCCACAGCCAGAAAATCTGCTTAAAGCCATACGACTGTATCGCCCAACCATGTCGCCGCTGGTGCCTACCATGTATGTGGGTATGCTGCAGCATCCTGATTTAAAGAAAACCGATATGACCTGCTTCAAGCTGTTAACATCAGGTGGTGCTTCATTACCGGTTGAAGTATTGCAGGAATTTAAAAAGCTTACCGGCGTTGAGATTAATGAAGGCTTTGGCATGACCGAAACCTCACCACAGACACATCTCAACCCGTACAAGGGGAAGAAAAAACCGGGAAGCATTGGCATCCCGTATCCTGATACCGATGTTAAAATCGTGGATCTTGAAACGGGAACAAAAGAGGTGCCGGTGGGCAAACCCGGTGAGATGCTTTTCCGCGGTCCACAGGTAACACAGGGGTATCATAATAAACCTGAAGAAACCAAAAAGGCTTTTACCATGGATGGATTTTTAAAATCCGGTGATATAGCGTATATGGATAAAGATGGATACTTCTTTGTTGTTGACCGCAAGAAGGACCTCATTATTTCAGGTGGATACAATATATATCCACGTGAAATTGAAGAAGTGCTGTATCAGCATGAAAAAGTTGCTAAATGCGCTGTTATAGGCATACCTGATACAAAACGTGGGGAGAACGTAAAAGCGTTTGTTGTTTTGAAAGAAGGTATGAGTGCAACCCCTGATGAGTTGCTTGATTTCTGTAAAGAGCGCCTGGCTAAATATAAATGGCCTGTTGAAATTGAAATCAGAAAGAGCTTGCCTGAATCCAATGTTGGCAAGATTCTTAAAAAGGAATTACGTACTGAAATAACAAAGAAGAAATAATTACTGTTTTTGAAACACACCGGCAAACCAGCCCTGGCTGGTTTGCCCATCGTTCAGGATGCAGTTATATTTTTTAAATGTTTCTATAACCTCATGGTGCCGTTCATCAATAATACCGCTGACAATACAATATCCCTGGGATTTAAGCATTGAACTGAATCTGGGGACACTGGCAATAATAAGTGCAGTCATGAGGTTTGCAGTAATGCAATCGTACATTCTTTCTGGTTTAAAGCTCTGTATATCGCAACACTGTACATTAATGGGAAATCTATTACCAATATTTTTACGAGCACATTCATAGGCCTGCACGCTTGCATCAAATGCATCAATATGTTTAACACCCATAACCGCAGCAGCTATCGCCAATATTCCTGTACCTGTGCCCGCATCAAGCATGCTGATTTCATCAAGCTTTTTTGCAATTCCAGTGTGCAATGTTTCGGCAAGTAACGCTAAA
This window contains:
- a CDS encoding dynamin family protein, translated to MGGNSEKQINIASHKLTQTLYNILNLIGQMGSEYEPYKIKLEEIAQRYSQGKIHLAVLGQFKRGKSSLLNALLGKKLLPTAVIPLTSVPTYIRYSEHPYVHVSFEGNKAGDTLSSKDPQEIQQFLSMYVSEESNPNNSLHVEGVELYYDAEILKKGVVLIDTPGIGSTHHHNTEATLNFLPQCDAALFLMSADPPITEVELDFLKQVVIRVNKIFFILNKIDYLSQGELEEVQRFIARVIRNKAGIQEDIALYPVSAKLGLEAKLSNNSELLLKSRFNYLEEHIVSFMSQKKEKVLQASIPRKSFEILVDLEMQLRLSLKAFTMPQEELEHKRILFDKTIKQAELQKTFSGDILAGERKRLLELLEEQSENLRQKARHYLESVANSCLYEKNTIDENAITQALALAIPGFFEHELGQMSRFFDAHVAQVIATHQKRASDIIDSVRKAASDLFDIPFIPHAPITGMEVTKEPYWVMHQWRYSYMAIPEELIDKLLPKSVRIKRIKKRIDRQIHALVLNNVENLRWATVQNLDSTFRTIMLNIDEQFAHVITITRKAIDVAIQKKQTYASEVAGQITHLEQLIAALVEHKKHIALFIKDSETV
- a CDS encoding long-chain fatty acid--CoA ligase; translation: MKSPYASKPWLKHYDPGVPATIQYHQTPLHTMLENSVNEFPHNTALIFEGYRVSYAELFDMVKKFASFLDSIGVKKGDVVAILLPNMIQTVVAYYATITIGGIVAMCNPLYSDRELEYQFNDSGAKVLVCLDLLANRMIKLRSVTGIKHIIYASIGDYLPFPKNILFPLVARKNNMKADVYPAPDVCHFTYCLKVSKPNPPQVEISFDDVVAYQYTGGTTGVSKGAILTHRNLGCMVQMYEQWFKTNRGQEIAMAAPPIFHVLGMSAAMNLPLYMGWTIVLIPKPQPENLLKAIRLYRPTMSPLVPTMYVGMLQHPDLKKTDMTCFKLLTSGGASLPVEVLQEFKKLTGVEINEGFGMTETSPQTHLNPYKGKKKPGSIGIPYPDTDVKIVDLETGTKEVPVGKPGEMLFRGPQVTQGYHNKPEETKKAFTMDGFLKSGDIAYMDKDGYFFVVDRKKDLIISGGYNIYPREIEEVLYQHEKVAKCAVIGIPDTKRGENVKAFVVLKEGMSATPDELLDFCKERLAKYKWPVEIEIRKSLPESNVGKILKKELRTEITKKK
- a CDS encoding 50S ribosomal protein L11 methyltransferase yields the protein MFPFFDKRTTGFSTLSYFEVIREEFEAIVPQAVYGSDKAKIHVSENTIAIDFVQALHEPVTRYEFSLPYIHAFGNGKHPTTYMCLALLAETLHTGIAKKLDEISMLDAGTGTGILAIAAAVMGVKHIDAFDASVQAYECARKNIGNRFPINVQCCDIQSFKPERMYDCITANLMTALIIASVPRFSSMLKSQGYCIVSGIIDERHHEVIETFKKYNCILNDGQTSQGWFAGVFQKQ